A stretch of Brassica napus cultivar Da-Ae chromosome C6, Da-Ae, whole genome shotgun sequence DNA encodes these proteins:
- the LOC106405086 gene encoding respiratory burst oxidase homolog protein C-like isoform X2, translating into MKKRLASVSNRLTSVSGEREPAARLDRQDSTALTGLRFISKADGAAGWTAVENRFVEITATSGGLLPRSKFGECIGMDSTDFALELFDALARRRLMTQDTIDGDQLREFWEQISAQSFDSRLQTFFDMIDSDANGRLTEDQVRQIINLSSSTNNLPNIQKRTDEYAAMIMEELDPDNIGYIMIESLETLLSHAETRHIRRDSEGSKKLSHMLSLKLNTTRDPKPLKRWYSGLRHFVSDSLQTTSMYFAIPVAFPACEVLIRPFRSSVSTVTIRKVAIYPGNVLTLHLSRPRNFKYQSGQYMFVTCPTISTFEWHPFSITSAPQDEDLSIHIKVVGDWTNALKEVFSEVCAPPPVRDNYRDAYNRDFPKIMIDGPYDAPAQNYKKYNVVLLVGLGIGTAPMMSIIKDIINNVEAKEHSQFSQMEKGTQRHQQGEKESMKTRKAYFYWVTKDQGSYSWFQNIMNEVTERDTNGVIEVNNYCTSICEEGDVRSVFIRTLQSLNHSKNGVDIVSGTRVMTHFAKPNWKNVYKQIAMDHYGSHVGVFYCGEVSLAEELRQLALEFTHKTETRFSFHKENFYPPDK; encoded by the exons ATGAAGAAGCGGCTAGCCTCTGTTTCTAATCGCTTGACATCCGTctctggagagagagagccagCTGCTCGACTGGACCGGCAGGATTCAACGGCCTTGACAGGGCTCAGGTTCATCAGTAAGGCTGACGGTGCTGCTGGCTGGACCGCCGTCGAGAATCGGTTTGTTGAGATCACGGCCACTAGTGGTGGATTGCTGCCAAGGTCAAAATTTGGAGAATGCATAg GGATGGATTCAACAGACTTTGCCTTGGAACTGTTCGACGCATTAGCTAGAAGAAGGCTTATGACACAAGACACTATCGATGGAGACCAGTTAAGGGAGTTCTGGGAACAAATAAGTGCTCAAAGCTTTGATTCCAGGCTTCAAACTTTCTTTGACAT GATTGATTCAGACGCCAATGGTAGATTAACTGAAGACCAAGTCAGACAG ATCATCAACCTTAGTTCGTCCACCAACAATTTGCCAAACATCCAAAAACGGACAGATGAATATGCTGCAATGATAATGGAAGAGCTTGACCCAGATAATATAGGATACATCATG ATAGAGAGTCTTGAGACCTTGCTTTCGCATGCGGAGACACGACATATACGCAGAGATAGTGAAGGTAGCAAGAAGCTAAGCCACATGCTAAGTCTTAAGCTTAATACTACCCGTGACCCTAAACCGTTGAAGAGATGGTACAGTGGACTGAGACACTTCGTATCAGATAGCTTGCAAACG ACATCGATGTACTTTGCAATACCAGTAGCTTTCCCTGCATGCGAGGTACTAATAAGACCATTCAGATCCAGTGTCAGCACGGTAACAATTCGCAAAGTCGCTATATATCCTGGAAACGTGCTGACTTTACACTTGTCAAGGCCAAGAAACTTCAAATATCAAAGCGGTCAATACATGTTTGTAACCTGCCCAACAATCTCAACATTTGAGTG GCATCCATTTTCAATAACTTCTGCGCCGCAAGACGAGGATCTGAGCATTCATATAAAAGTAGTGGGAGACTGGACAAATGCTCTCAAAGAAGTTTTCTCCGAG GTGTGTGCGCCACCTCCTGTCCGAGACAATTATCGAGATGCATATAACCGCGA TTTTCCCAAAATCATGATTGATGGTCCATATGACGCACCTGCACAAAATTACAAGAAATATAACGTGGTTTTACTGGTCGGGCTTGGGATTGGGACCGCTCCAATGATGAGCATTATCAAGGACATCATCAACAATGTGGAGGCCAAGGAACATTCCCAATTCAGCCAAATGGAGAAGGGAACACAACGACATCAACAAGGTGAAAAGGAAAGTATGAAGACTCGAAAGGCTTACTTCTATTGGGTAACAAAGGATCAAGGCTCATACAGTTGGTTTCAGAACATCATGAACGAGGTAACAGAACGGGACACAAATGGAGTCATTGAAGTAAATAACTATTGCACTAGCATCTGCGAAGAAGGAGATGTTCGTTCTGTGTTCATACGTACGCTTCAGTCTCTAAACCATTCCAAAAATGGCGTGGACATTGTCTCTGGGACAAGGGTCATGACCCACTTCGCCAAACCTAACTGGAAAAACGTCTACAAACAGATAGCCATGGATCACTATGGCTCTCATGTTG GAGTGTTTTATTGCGGAGAAGTTTCATTGGCAGAGGAGTTAAGGCAGCTAGCTTTGGAGTTCACACACAAGACAGAAACTAGATTCTCCTTCCACAAAGAGAACTTCTACCCACCAGATAAATAA
- the LOC106405086 gene encoding respiratory burst oxidase homolog protein C-like isoform X1, whose amino-acid sequence MKKRLASVSNRLTSVSGEREPAARLDRQDSTALTGLRFISKADGAAGWTAVENRFVEITATSGGLLPRSKFGECIGMDSTDFALELFDALARRRLMTQDTIDGDQLREFWEQISAQSFDSRLQTFFDMIDSDANGRLTEDQVRQIINLSSSTNNLPNIQKRTDEYAAMIMEELDPDNIGYIMIESLETLLSHAETRHIRRDSEGSKKLSHMLSLKLNTTRDPKPLKRWYSGLRHFVSDSLQTTSMYFAIPVAFPACEVLIRPFRSSVSTVTIRKVAIYPGNVLTLHLSRPRNFKYQSGQYMFVTCPTISTFEWHPFSITSAPQDEDLSIHIKVVGDWTNALKEVFSEVCAPPPVRDNYRDAYNREEMNPCSFPKIMIDGPYDAPAQNYKKYNVVLLVGLGIGTAPMMSIIKDIINNVEAKEHSQFSQMEKGTQRHQQGEKESMKTRKAYFYWVTKDQGSYSWFQNIMNEVTERDTNGVIEVNNYCTSICEEGDVRSVFIRTLQSLNHSKNGVDIVSGTRVMTHFAKPNWKNVYKQIAMDHYGSHVGVFYCGEVSLAEELRQLALEFTHKTETRFSFHKENFYPPDK is encoded by the exons ATGAAGAAGCGGCTAGCCTCTGTTTCTAATCGCTTGACATCCGTctctggagagagagagccagCTGCTCGACTGGACCGGCAGGATTCAACGGCCTTGACAGGGCTCAGGTTCATCAGTAAGGCTGACGGTGCTGCTGGCTGGACCGCCGTCGAGAATCGGTTTGTTGAGATCACGGCCACTAGTGGTGGATTGCTGCCAAGGTCAAAATTTGGAGAATGCATAg GGATGGATTCAACAGACTTTGCCTTGGAACTGTTCGACGCATTAGCTAGAAGAAGGCTTATGACACAAGACACTATCGATGGAGACCAGTTAAGGGAGTTCTGGGAACAAATAAGTGCTCAAAGCTTTGATTCCAGGCTTCAAACTTTCTTTGACAT GATTGATTCAGACGCCAATGGTAGATTAACTGAAGACCAAGTCAGACAG ATCATCAACCTTAGTTCGTCCACCAACAATTTGCCAAACATCCAAAAACGGACAGATGAATATGCTGCAATGATAATGGAAGAGCTTGACCCAGATAATATAGGATACATCATG ATAGAGAGTCTTGAGACCTTGCTTTCGCATGCGGAGACACGACATATACGCAGAGATAGTGAAGGTAGCAAGAAGCTAAGCCACATGCTAAGTCTTAAGCTTAATACTACCCGTGACCCTAAACCGTTGAAGAGATGGTACAGTGGACTGAGACACTTCGTATCAGATAGCTTGCAAACG ACATCGATGTACTTTGCAATACCAGTAGCTTTCCCTGCATGCGAGGTACTAATAAGACCATTCAGATCCAGTGTCAGCACGGTAACAATTCGCAAAGTCGCTATATATCCTGGAAACGTGCTGACTTTACACTTGTCAAGGCCAAGAAACTTCAAATATCAAAGCGGTCAATACATGTTTGTAACCTGCCCAACAATCTCAACATTTGAGTG GCATCCATTTTCAATAACTTCTGCGCCGCAAGACGAGGATCTGAGCATTCATATAAAAGTAGTGGGAGACTGGACAAATGCTCTCAAAGAAGTTTTCTCCGAG GTGTGTGCGCCACCTCCTGTCCGAGACAATTATCGAGATGCATATAACCGCGA GGAAATGAACCCATGCAGTTTTCCCAAAATCATGATTGATGGTCCATATGACGCACCTGCACAAAATTACAAGAAATATAACGTGGTTTTACTGGTCGGGCTTGGGATTGGGACCGCTCCAATGATGAGCATTATCAAGGACATCATCAACAATGTGGAGGCCAAGGAACATTCCCAATTCAGCCAAATGGAGAAGGGAACACAACGACATCAACAAGGTGAAAAGGAAAGTATGAAGACTCGAAAGGCTTACTTCTATTGGGTAACAAAGGATCAAGGCTCATACAGTTGGTTTCAGAACATCATGAACGAGGTAACAGAACGGGACACAAATGGAGTCATTGAAGTAAATAACTATTGCACTAGCATCTGCGAAGAAGGAGATGTTCGTTCTGTGTTCATACGTACGCTTCAGTCTCTAAACCATTCCAAAAATGGCGTGGACATTGTCTCTGGGACAAGGGTCATGACCCACTTCGCCAAACCTAACTGGAAAAACGTCTACAAACAGATAGCCATGGATCACTATGGCTCTCATGTTG GAGTGTTTTATTGCGGAGAAGTTTCATTGGCAGAGGAGTTAAGGCAGCTAGCTTTGGAGTTCACACACAAGACAGAAACTAGATTCTCCTTCCACAAAGAGAACTTCTACCCACCAGATAAATAA